A portion of the Toxotes jaculatrix isolate fToxJac2 chromosome 16, fToxJac2.pri, whole genome shotgun sequence genome contains these proteins:
- the LOC121195072 gene encoding tripartite motif-containing protein 16-like: MAQQGAQWDQEKLCCSICLDLLKDPVTIPCGHSYCLKCVNSYWDEEAWKEIHSCPQCRQTFRPRPALVKNTMLADLVEDLKKTGASAEPADHRYAGPEDVACDFCTGRKLKALKSCLQCLVSYCEQHLQPHYESPAFEKHKLVQPSKKIQENICTRHNEVMKIFCRTDQQCICYLCSMDEHKGHDTVSAVTEMTERQRELRVRRQKIQQRIQKREKDVKVLQQEVEAINSSADKAVRESEKIFTGVKQQIRSRQESEVTHVIKLQEKLQQEITELRRKDTELDKLSHTENHSQFLQTYPLLSHLTEATDSPNINIHSMRYTEDVTAAASELNDKLQDILSGEWTKSSEREAEVDVLLPQEEPKTRDEFLKYSCQITLDPNTAHIYMAVDDRTVKHYQRHMSFSGHPDQFTSWCQILCRESLTERHYWEVELRGPEVFVVVAYKDISRAGAESVFGHNDKSWALQCFCHGYEFRHDNIRTSISGPLSSRVGVYLDHRAGILSFYSVSETMTLLHRVQTTFSRPLCPGLGMYVSGASAAIC; the protein is encoded by the coding sequence ATGGCGCAGCAAGGAGCTCAGTGGGACCAGGAAAAACTCTGCTGTTCAATCTGTCTGGATCTACTGAAGGATCCAGTGACTATTCCCTGTGGACACAGCTATTGTCTGAAATGTGTTAACAGCTACTGGGATGAAGAGGCTTGGAAAGAAATCCACAGCTGTCCTCAGTGCAGGCAGACCTTCAGACCGAGACCTGCCCTGGTGAAAAACACCATGTTAGCAGATTTAGTGGAGGACCTGAAGAAAACAGGAGCCTCAGCTGAACCAGCTGATCACCGTTATGCTGGACCTGAAGATGTGGCCTGTGATTTCTGCACTGGGAGAAAACTGAAAGCTCTCAAGTCCTGTCTTCAGTGTCTGGTCTCTTACTGTGAGCAACACCTCCAGCCTCACTATGAGTCTCCAGCCtttgaaaaacacaagctgGTTCAACCCTCCAAGAAGATTCAGGAGAACATCTGTACTCGTCACAATGAGGTGATGAAGATTTTCTGCCGCACTGATCAGCAGTGTATCTGTTATCTCTGCTCCATGGATGAACATAAAGGCCATGACACAGTCTCTGCTGTAACAGAAatgactgagagacagagagagctcaGGGTGAGACGGCAAAAAATCCAGCAGAGAAtccagaaaagagagaaagatgtgaagGTGCTTCAGCAAGAGGTGGAGGCTATAAACAGCTCTGCTGATAAAGCTGTGAGGGAAAGTGAGAAGATCTTCACAGGTGTGAAGCAGCAGATCAGATCTCGCCAGGAATCTGAAGTGACTCACGTCATCAAGCTtcaggagaagctgcagcaggagatcactgagctgaggaggaaagacactgagctggataaactctctcacacagagaACCACAGCCAGTTTCTGCAGACTTACCCTTTGCTGTCACATCTTACTGAAGCCACAGATTCACCTAACATCAACATACATTCCATGAGGTACACTGAAGATGTGACAGCAGCTGCGTCAGAGCTCAACGATAAACTACAAGACATTCTTAGTGGGGAATGGACCaaaagctcagagagagaggccGAGGTGGATGTTTTATTGCCACAAGAAGAACCCAAGACCAGAGATGAATTCCTAAAGTACTCATGTCAAATAACACTGGATCCAAACACGGCACACATCTATATGGCAGTTGACGACAGAACAGTGAAACACTATCAAAGACATATGTCTTTTTCTGGACACCCAGACCAATTCACTAGCTGGTGTCAAATTTTATGTAGAGAAAGTTTGACTGAACGTCATTACTGGGAGGTGGAGTTGCGTGGGCCTGAAGTTTTTGTAGTGGTTGCATACAAGGACATCAGCAGAGCAGGGGCAGAAAGTGTATTTGGACACAATGACAAATCTTGGGCATTGCAATGTTTCTGTCATGGTTATGAATTCAGACATGACAACATCAGAACTTCAATCTCAGGTCCTCTGTCTTCCAGAGTGGGAGTGTACCTGGACCACAGGGCAGGTATTCTGTCCTTCTACAGTGTCTCTGAAACCATGACTCtcctccacagagtccagaCCACATTCAGTCGGCCGCTCTGTCCTGGACTCGGTATGTATGTCAGTGGAGCCTCTGCTGCGATCTGTTAG
- the txnl1 gene encoding thioredoxin-like protein 1 translates to MVGVKVIGSDPDFQPELAAAGSRLAVVKFTMAGCRPCVTIAPAFNMLSNKYPQVVFLEVDVHMCQATAAANNISATPTFLFFRNRVRVDQYQGADAAGLEEKIKQHTENDPGNSEDSDIPKGYMDLMPFVNKAGCECLNESDDCGFDNCLIKDSSYLESDCDEQLLITIAFNQPVKLFSMKLLSSDFAQAPKVVKVFINLPRSMGFDDAERSEATQTLELSEEDYKDDGLIPLRYVKFQNVQSVTLFVKSNQGDEETTKINYLTFIGTPVQATNMNDFKRVVGKKGESH, encoded by the exons ATGGTCGGTGTTAAAGTAATCGGGAGCGACCCGGACTTCCAGCCGGAGCTAGCGGCCGCCGGCTCCAGGCTCGCCGTGGTGAAGTTCACAATGGCTGG gtGTCGGCCCTGTGTCACAATAGCTCCAGCTTTCAACATGTTGAGTAACAAGTACCCACAAGTCGTCTTCCTTGAAGTAGATGTTCACATGTGTCAG gcGACAGCAGCAGCCAACAACATCTCAGCCACACCAACGTTCTTGTTCTTCAGGAACAGGGTTCGGGTGGATCAGTATCAGGGGGCAGATGCTGCAGGTCTGGAGGAGAAGAtcaaacagcacacagagaaCGACCCGGGAAACAGTGAGGACTCCGACATTCCAAAGGGATAC ATGGACCTCATGCCTTTTGTGAACAAAGCCGGCTGCGAGTGCCTCAATGAGAGCGACGACTGTGGCTTTGATAACTGCTTAATCAAAGACTCCTCCTACCTGGAGTCTGACTGTGATGAACAG TTGCTGATAACTATCGCCTTCAACCAGCCTGTGAAACTCTTCTCTATGAAGCTACTGTCCTCAGACtttg CCCAAGCCCCTAAGGTGGTGAAGGTGTTCATCAATCTCCCTCGGTCGATGGGTTTTGACGACGCAGAGCGGAGTGAAGCCACTCAGACCCTGGAGCTGTCGGAGGAGGACTACAAAGATGACGGTTTGATTCCTCTGCGCTACGTCAAGTTTCAGAACGTACAGAGTGTTACG ttgtTTGTCAAGTCAAACCAAGGAGACGAGGAAACGACAAAAATCAACTATCTGACGTTCATAGGGACCCCGGTACAGGCCACCAACATGAACGACTTCAAGAGG gTGGTggggaagaaaggagagagtCACTGA
- the atp8b1 gene encoding phospholipid-transporting ATPase IC, whose product MSRRRVDSQGSMGPDDEVMPYSDDETDDELGASSDGEAEEPPGAPQPPVEVKPSEMGWKVKANDRPYHHLPEFQKKVFLCIKKSRYSGNGIKTYKYNVLTFLPLNLYEQFKRAANLYFLALLILQIIPDISTLPWYTTLIPLVVVLGITAIKDLVDDLARHRMDKEINNRKSEVLLDGRFQESKWMNIQVGDVVRLKKNDFIPADILLLSSSNPNSLCYVETAELDGETNLKFKMGLRVTDERLQEEHQLAQFDALIECEEPNNRLDKFVGTMLWQGERYPLDLDNMLLRGCKVRNTEECHGLVIFAGADTKIMRNGGKTRFKRTKIDELMNYMVYTIFVLLILVAAGLAIGHTFWYEEIGSKAWYLYDGKNQDASYRGFLSFWGYIIVLNTMVPISLYVSVEVIRLGQSKFINWDLQMYFSEKDTPAKARTTTLNEQLGQIQYIFSDKTGTLTQNIMQFKKCTIAGRSYGSPTTAEGVTLDRGRPVDWSWNRYADRKFQFMDHSLVAVVRSKKDKDATEFFKLLSLCHTVMVEHKDGELVYQAASPDEGALVTAARNFGYVFLSRTQDTITISEMEQETTYEMLALLDFNSDRKRMSIILKFPDGHIRLYCKGADTVIYERLAPNSRYKDTTQSALDIFANETLRTLCLCYKDISATEYEAWSRKHKEAQVSSADRDAALDHVYEQIENNLMLIGATAIEDKLQDGVPETIAKLAKADIKIWVLTGDKKETAENIGYSCSLLTDDMQIHYGEDVNEKLRLRQGNRRNEPSNFHRGKKKPAEPFFPEPGKNALIITGGWLNEILYEKKKKRRRLRLRRLGKRPPPSSPQDGQPMNDWEKEMRQIDFVDMACECEAVICCRVTPKQKANVVSLVKKYKKAVTLSIGDGANDVNMIKTADIGVGISGQEGMQAVMSSDYAFAQFRYLQRLLLVHGRWSYIRMCKFLRFFFFKNFAFTLVHFWYSFFSGYSSQVAYEDWFITLYNLCYSSLPVLLVGLLDQDVNDKLSLKFPKLYLPGQQGTLFNYRNFFISLFHGIFVSLIIFFIPYGAFLQTMGQDGEAPSDYQSFAVVTASSLIFTVNLQISLDTSYWTFVNCFAVLGSIAIYFGIMFDIHSAGIHVIFPSAFTFTGVASNALRQPYLWLTIILTVGISLLPVICIQFLHKTIWPSVGDKVQRNRKKYEMEMEEEEKKKRPPAFQRGQRSRRSAYAFSHSRGYADLISSGRSIRRRPPARGGPQDSIREVPQREAENI is encoded by the exons ATGAGTCGGCGGCGTGTAGACTCCCAGGGTTCCATGGGGCCTGACGATGAGGTCATGCCATACAGTGACGATGAGACCGATGACGAATTAGGAGCAAGCTCTGATGGAGAAGCAGAAGAACCACCAGGAGCCCCGCAGCCTCCAGTAGAAGTTAAACCCAGCG agatGGGATGGAAAGTGAAAGCCAATGATCGACCTTACCACCACCTGCCAGAGTTTCAGAAAAAAGTCTTCCTGTGCATCAAGAAGAGCAGATACTCT gGCAACGGCATTAAGACTTACAAGTATAACGTCCTCACATTCCTCCCCCTGAACCTGTACGAGCAGTTCAAGAGAGCTGCCAACCTCTACTTCCTGGCTCTGCTCATCttacag atcATTCCAGATATTTCCACTCTGCCTTGGTATACCACACTAATTCCTTTGGTTGTGGTGCTGGGAATTACTGCCATTAAAGACCTGGTGGACGACCTG GCACGGCACAGGATGGACAAGGAAATCAACAACAGGAAGTCTGAGGTCCTGCTTGACGGCAG GTTTCAGGAGTCAAAGTGGATGAACATTCAGGTCGGAGACGTGGTTCGTCTGAAGAAAAACGACTTTATTCCG GCTGACATCCTGCTGTTATCCAGCTCCAACCCAAACAGCCTGTGTTATGTAGAAACTGCCGAACTGGATGG AGAGACCAACCTGAAGTTTAAGATGGGACTTAGAGTGACCGATGagaggctgcaggaggagcaTCAGCTGGCTCAGTTTGATG CTCTGATTGAGTGCGAGGAGCCAAACAACCGCCTGGACAAGTTCGTGGGGACGATGCTGTGGCAGGGGGAGCGCTACCCTCTGGACCTGGACAACATGCTGCTCCGAGGCTGCAAGGTCAGAAACACGGAGGAGTGTCACGGGCTCGTCATCTTCGCAG GTGCCGACACCAAAATCATGAGGAATGGCGGGAAGACGAGGTTCAAGCGAACCAAAATTGACGAGCTGATGAACTACATGGTTTACACA ATCTTTGTGCTGCTGATCCTGGTGGCGGCGGGCCTGGCCATCGGTCACACCTTCTGGTACGAGGAAATCGGCTCTAAGGCCTGGTATTTGTACGACGGCAAAAACCAGGACGCCTCCTACAGAGGCTTCCTCAGCTTCTGGGGATACATCATCGTCCTCAACACCATGGTGCCCATTTCACTATATGTTAG tgtggaGGTGATTCGTCTGGGCCAGAGTAAGTTCATCAACTGGGACCTGCAGATGTATTTCTCAGAGAAAGACACTCCAGCTAAG GCTCGAACCACCACCCTGAACGAGCAGCTCGGTCAGATCCAGTACATCTTCTCCGACAAGACGGGGACTCTGACGCAGAACATCATGCAGTTCAAGAAGTGCACCATTGCCGGACGCAGCTACG GTTCCCCGACCACTGCTGAAGGAGTGACGCTGGACAGAGGAAGG CCGGTGGACTGGAGCTGGAACCGCTACGCTGACAGAAAGTTCCAGTTCATGGATCATTCCCTGGTCGCCGTTGTCCGATCCAAGAAGGACAAAGATGCGACGGAGTTCTTCAAACTGCTCTCACTCTGCCACACGGTCATGGTGGAGCACAAAGACG GTGAGCTGGTGTACCAGGCGGCGTCTCCTGACGAGGGCGCCCTGGTGACGGCAGCCAGGAACTTCGGCTACGTATTCCTGTCTCGCACCCAGGACACTATCACCATCAGCGAGATGGAGCAGGAGACAACGTATGAAATGCTGGCGCTGCTCGACTTCAACTCTGACCGCAAGCGCATGTCCATCATCT tgaAGTTTCCCGATGGACATATCCGTCTCTATTGTAAaggagcagacacagtcatCTATGAGCGTCTCGCCCCCAACTCCAGATACAAGGACACTACCCAGTCTGCTCTGGAT ATTTTTGCCAATGAGACCTTGCGGACGCTGTGCTTGTGTTATAAAGACATCAGCGCCACAGAGTATGAAGCCTGGTccaggaaacacaaagaagcCCAGGTGTCCTCGGCTGACCGAGATGCTGCCCTCGACCATGTATATGAGCAAATTGAGAACAACCTGATG CTGATTGGGGCAACGGCCATTGAGGACAAGCTGCAGGATGGAGTACCGGAGACCATCGCCAAACTGGCCAAGGCTGATATCAAGATCTGGGTTCTGACAGGAGATAAGAAAG AAACGGCAGAAAACATTGGATACTCCTGTTCACTTCTGACAGACGACATGCAGATCCACTACGGAGAAGACGTCAA tgAAAAGCTAAGGCTTCGTCAGGGCAACAGGAGAAACGAACCCTCAAATTTCCATCGTGGCAAAAAGAAACCCGCAGAACCTTTCTTCCCCGAGCCGGGCAAAAACGCTCTCATCATCACTGGAGGATGGCTG aatgAGATTCTgtatgaaaagaagaagaaacgcCGTCGTTTGCGTCTTCGTCGTCTAGGAAAGCGACCGCCTCCCAGCAGCCCTCAGGACGGACAGCCGATGAACGACTGGGAGAAAGAGATGAGACAG aTTGACTTTGTGGACATGGCCTGCGAGTGTGAAGCAGTCATCTGCTGTCGTGTCACGCCGAAGCAGAAGGCCAACGTGGTGAGTTTGGTGAAGAAGTACAAGAAGGCAGTGACATTGTCCATTGGAGACGGAGCCAACGACGTAAACATGATCAAGA CTGCAGACATCGGTGTGGGGATCAGTGGTCAGGAGGGAATGCAGGCCGTCATGTCCAGCGACTACGCCTTCGCTCAGTTCCGTTACCTGCAGCGCCTCCTGCTGGTGCACGGACGCTGGTCCTACATTCGTATGTGCAAATTCCTgcgcttcttcttcttcaagaACTTCGCCTTCACTCTGGTCCATTTCTGGTACTCGTTCTTCAGCGGATACTCCTCACAG GTCGCCTATGAAGACTGGTTCATCACTCTCTACAATCTGTGTTACAGCAGCTTACCTGTTCTACTAGTTGGACTTCTTGACCAG GATGTTAATGACAAACTGAGCCTGAAATTCCCAAAGCTCTACCTGCCTGGTCAGCAAGGGACACTGTTCAACTACAGGAACTTCTTCATCAGCTTGTTCCACGGCATCTTCGTCTCGCTTATCATCTTCTTCATCCCCTATGGAGCCTTCCTGCAGACCATGGGGCAGGACGGAGAAGCCCCCTCTGACTACCAGTCGTTTGCCGTCGTCACCGCCTCGTCGCTGATTTTTACCGTCAACCTGCAG ATCTCTCTGGACACCTCCTACTGGACCTTTGTCAACTGCTTTGCGGTTTTGGGCAGCATAGCCATTTACTTTGGCATCATGTTTGACATCCACAGTGCTGGGATTCACGTCATCTTCCCCTCAGCGTTCACCTTCACGG GTGTAGCATCAAATGCCCTGCGTCAGCCTTACCTGTGGTTAACCATCATCCTGACTGTAGGCATCAGCCTGCTGCCCGTCATCTGCATCCAGTTCCTCCATAAAACCATCTGGCCCTCTGTAGGAGACAAG GtccagagaaacaggaaaaagtacgagatggagatggaggaggaggagaagaagaagcggCCGCCAGCCTTCCAGCGTGGCCAGCGTTCCCGCCGCTCCGCCTACGCTTTCTCTCACTCCCGTGGCTACGCAGACCTCATCTCGTCTGGGCGGAGCATTCGGCGGCGCCCACCGGCCCGTGGTGGACCGCAGGACAGCATCAGGGAGGTTCCCCAGAGGGAGGCCGAAAACATCTGA